GGTGGCCGAGGAGACGCGGCTCCTCGCCCAGGCGCTGGCCGCCACCGAGCTGGTGCTGGCGCGCGAGCAGCACCTGTCGCAGCTCGACGGGCTGGCGGCCGCGGCTGCCCACGAATTGGGCACGCCGCTGGGCACCATCATGGTGGTGACCAAGGAGCTGATCCGCCAGCTCGGGCCCACCGCCTCCCCGGCGGTCGCGGAGGATCTGAATCTCCTGCGCGAGCAGGTCGACCGCTGCCGGGGCATCCTCGGCAAGCTCACCTCCCTCGACGGGGACGGGGCCGGCGCCGGCTTCCTGGAGACGGTCACGTTCAGCCACCTCGTGGAGGAGCTGGTCGCCCCGCAGCGGGCGCTCGGCGCCGGGCTCGACGTCAGCAGCGCCGGCGACGGCCCGGAGCCGGCCTGCCGCCGCAACCCCGGCGTGATGTTCGGCCTCGCCAACATCCTCGACAACGCCGTCGATTTCGCCGAGGCCCGCGTCTCCGTGGAGGGGCGCTGGTCAGCCGAGCGGGTCTGGATCGAGATCCGCGACGACGGGCCGGGCTTCTCCAGCGAGGTGCTGCTGCGGGCGGGCGAGCCCTACGTGACGACCCGCAGCCACGACCGGCCGCAATCCGGCGAGACCGTGGGCGCGGGGCTCGGCCTCGGGCTGTTCATCGCCAAAACCCTGATCGAGCGCTCGGGCGCCCAGCTCGCCCTGATGAACGTCGCGGCGCCGGACGCGCACGGGGCGGTCGTGCGCGTCTCCTGGGCCCGCCACATCTTCGAGCGGGGTGCAGTGCCGCGGCATTCTCCGGAACTCAATATCCGCCCCCCCCTGCCACCGCGCGATGTCGTCCCTATATGAGGGACAGACCAAGAACCCGACGACGAAAACTCGAAAGGAGTGCCGGATGCTTACGCAGCCCGGGACCTCGGCGGCGACCGACGCTGCCGTGATCAACGATGCCGATCCGCTGGCCGCCTTCTCCGACCGCAGCCTGCTGATCGTCGACGACGACAAGCCCTTCTCGACGCGCCTCGCCCGCGCGATGGAGAGCCGCGGCTACCACGTGCAGGTGGCCGACAGCGTCGCCGACGGCGTCTCGGCCGTCGAGGCGCGGGCTCCGGCCTTCGCGGTGATCGACATGCGCCTCGGCGACGGCAACGGCCTCGACGTGATCGCCCGCCTCAAGGAGCGCCGCCCGGAAGCGCGCGGCGTGATCCTGACCGGCTACGGCAACATCGCCACCGCGGTGACCGCCGTGAAGCTCGGCGCCTTCGACTACCTCGCCAAGCCCGCGGACGCGGACGAGATCCACGGCACGCTGATGGCGCAGCCGGGCGAGCGGGCCGACCCGCCCGAGAACCCGATGTCGGCGGACCGGGTGCGCTGGGAGCATATCCAGCGCGTCTACGAGCTGTGCAGCCGCAACGTCAGCGAGACCGCCCGACGCCTGAACATGCACCGGCGGACGCTGCAGCGGATCCTGGCCAAGCGCGCGCCGCGCTGACGTCAGGACTCGCCATTCAGGTTCGCGGCACGCGGCCTTCAGGTCGTCGCCTGTGGGACAGCCATCGTCCTGTCATTCCGGGGCGCCGCAGGCGAGCCCGGAATGACGAGGCTGGCTACTCTAAGGTGCGGGCTTGTCGCGTTGCTCCGCCTTTGTTGCCAGCGCGATAACACACACTCGGTTGCGTCGGCTGGCCTGTGTGGGCTAGCTGCACGGGTCCCGGGCGGTTCCGTCCGGGACCCGGACTGGTTTTGAGGGCGGATTTCGTGAACGGGCGCAACGCCATCACCATCGTGAGCATGATGGTCCTCGTGGGCACCGAGGTGTTCGCCGTGGCGATCGCGGCCGGCTGGGCCGTCGCCGGCATCTTCGATCTCGGCGACCGGGTCGGCCATGTCCTGATGGGGATCTTCAGTCTGTTCGCGGCCTGGATCATGGTCCAGCTGTGGCGCCGGGCGACCAGCATCGAGCCGCTGAGAAGCGGTGCGCCGACGCCGCGTCGACCGGCATGAAGCCTTTAGGAATACGCAGCTTCAACTTGCAATTGAGAGAACGATCCCTCCCATGCGCCTGACGCGTTCGACAGTCCGGGGTCGTTCCTGCTAGATACCGCCCGCGGTGCGTAACGATGCCGCAGGTCATGCTCTTGTCCCGGCTATCCGTGAGACCCGTCGATCCATGAAAGCCCGTATCATCGTCACCCTGAAGACCGGTGTGCTGGACCCGCAGGGTAAGGCGATCGAGGCCGCCCTCAAGTCCCTCGCCATCGAGGGCGTCGACGGCGTACGGCAGGGCAAGGTCTTCGACATCGAGGTGTCGGCCGCCGACAGCGCCGCCGCCGAGGCGACCCTGCGCACGGCCTGCGAGAAGCTCCTGGCCAACACCGTCGCCGAGAACTACGCGATCGAGATCCTCTGATGCACGCCGCGGTTGTCGTCTTCCCTGGTTCCAACCGCGAGACGGACGTCGTCCGGGCCCTGCGCCGGTCGGGGGCACAGGTCAGCCTGGTCTGGCACGCCGACCACGAGCTCCCGGCCGGCACCGACCTGGCCGTCCTGCCGGGCGGCTTCTCGTACGGCGACTACCTGCGCTGCGGCGCCATCGCCGGCCGGGCGGCCGCGATGGATGCCGTCCGGGCCCACGCGGCGCGCGGCGGCCTCGTGCTCGGCATCTGCAACGGCTTCCAGATCCTGTGCGAATCGGGGCTGCTGCCGGGCGTGCTGATGCGCAACGTCAACCGGCGCTTCATCTGCCACCGGCAGACTCTCCGGGTCGAGCGCGCGGACACCCGCTTCACCAGCGCCTACCGGCAGGGTCAGGTCATCGACGTCTGCGTCGCCCACGGCGAAGGCAACTACTTCGCCGATCCCGAGACGCTGGCGCGGATCGAGGCCGAGGGTCGCGTGGCGTTCCGGTACTGCGACGCGGACGGGACCATCACCGTGGAGGCGAACCGCAACGGCTCGCTCAACGCGATCGCGGGCGTGTTCTCCGAGAACCGCAACGTCCTCGGCATGATGCCCCATCCGGAGAACTTCGTCGAAGGCCTGATCGGCGGGACCGATGGGCGCGGCCTGTTCGACAGTCTGGCCGCGTAGAAACGGCAGAGAAAACTGATATTAACTGACCATTAAGGTTTTCGAGGCATGAAGGGGCATCCAGAGATCTGGATGTCGAGTTGGACATCTCGTCCGCTCTGTTTGATGCCTCCCTGAAGACTCCTCGAAGCCGCTCCGTCCGGGGCGGCTTTTTTCTGTGCCGCGCCGCACGAACGGGTTCGCGGTGGAACCGACGGCGCTGCCCGCATCGCGGGCGGACGGTCCGTCTCCCGTGTGCTCCGGCGCATCCAGGCCGGCCCGGCGATCCTCAGGTGTTCGAGGCGGTCCAGCGGCCCTCCATCTCGGCCCGGCGCGCCAGCATCTTCGCCTGAAGGCGGCTGCGGCGGGCGGCGATGACCGTGCCGTTGATCTCGCCGCCGAACAGGAACATGGCGGCGAGCCAGTAGAGGAAGACCAGGAACACCATCGCGGTGGCCAGCCCCCCGTAGGTCGACGCGTAGGCGTTGGAGAACCGGTCGAGGTAGTAGCCGAAGCCGAGGCCCGCGAAGAACCACAGGACCAGCGTCACGCCGATCCCCGGCAGCACCGACAGGATCGAGCGCCGCCCGGCCGCGACGAACTTATGGGCGATCACCAGGATCACCGCGAGCAGCAGGGCCGTGACGCCGATCCGCCCGATCGCCACGGCGAGTCCCAGCGGCTCAAGCCCCGGCGCCACCAGGACGATGCTGCGCCAGATCAGGGGGCCCAGCACTACGAGCAGCGCGAAGGCCAGCATGGCGAAGGCGCCGCAGATCACGTAGCCGATCGATTCGAGCCGGGTCAGCCACCAGGGCCGGCTCTCCCGCAGGCCGTAGGCGCGGTTCAGCCCGACCCGCAGGCTCTCGACCCCCGAGGACGAGAAGTACAGGGCGAACAGCGCGCCGAGCGTCAGCACGCCGCTGCGCTGCTCGGTGAGCACCCGGTGCACCTCGCCGACGATCGGCTTGGCGATCTCCCGGGGCCACGCGTCGAAGATCAGCACCCCGGCCTCGTCGGCGAGCGACTGCGTGCCGAACAGGCCGGCGAGCGCCGCGAGCAGGATCAGGAACGGGAACAGCGAGGTCAGGGTCGAGAGGGCGATGTGGCTCGCGATCGCCCAGCCGTCGTGGGCGACGAAGCGCTGCGCGGCGAGGCCCGCGACCTGGGATCCAGAGCGGAGAGGGTTCACGGGCGTTCAACGATCCTCAGGCTCACGTTACGCAAGCGCACAATCCTTGGGCGGAGCGGCCCGCCGATGAACGGCGCCGGGGCCCGCCCGTCAACGCCGCCGGCCCGATCCGGTCCCGAACGCCGTCCGGTGACGCGTCCGCGCCACGCCGGACCCGCGCGGGCGCGGCGCACGGGCCGGACGACCGAATCGGCGTTGCGATTCACCGGCCGGATACCGCTTAGATCGCGCCATGCTGACTCCCGCACGACCGTCGCGCCTCGCGGCCGGCGCCCTCCCGGCCCTGTTCGTCCCGATCTGGGCGACCGGCTTCATCTCGGCGCGGGCCGTGGTGCCGCACGCCGACCCGTTCGCGTTCACCGCGGTCCGCTTCACCGCCGTCGCGCTGATCCTGGCCGGGATCGCGGCGGCGTCCCGGGTCCGGTGGCCGGCCGACCGGGCCGGCTGGCGCGATCCGGTGATCGCGGGCTTCCTGATGCAGGGCGTCTACCTGTCGAGCACCTTCTGGGCGGTGAGCCACGGGCTGCCGGCCGGGATCGCGGCGCTCGTCGGCAGCCTGCAGCCGCTGCTCACCGCCCTCCTGGCGCAGCCGCTGCTCGGCGAGCGCGTCAGCGGCCGCCGGGCGCTGGGCATCCTGATGGGCTTTGCCGGCGCCGGCCTCGTGCTCGCCCCCAAGCTCGGCGCCACGGATCCGTCCGGGATCCCGCCGCGGGCGCTGGCGGTCAGCTTCCTGGCGGTGCTGGCCCTGACCTTCGGCACCCTCTGGCAGAAGCGGACCGGCGGCCGGGGCGACCTGCTTGCCGGCGCCACGCTCCAGTTCGTCGGCGGCATGGCCTGCGCGATCCCCCTGGCGCTGGCCTTCGGCAGCCCCGCGATCGATCCCGTGCCGACCCTGTGGCTCGGCCTCGCCTGGGCGGTCCTGATCAACTCGGTGGCGGGGATCCTGCTGCTGCTGGCGCTGATCCGGCGCGGCGCGGTGGCGGGGGTGGCCGCGCTGTTCTTCCTGGTGCCGCCGGTGGCGGCGATCCTCGGCTACCTGTTGTTCGGCGAGGTGCTGACCCCCGTGCAGGGTGCCGGGATGGCGCTCGCCGCCCTGGGCGTCGCGGTCGCCAGCCGCGGCTGAGGGGCCGGGCCTGCGACGGAAGGCCCGGAAACCCTTCGCGGTCTCGCGGTTTGGTGCGCGGGTCACGACGGCCCGGGCCGGCACCGAGCGAGGCGCGGATGGATCAGGACAAGCCCCGCGAGATCCG
This window of the Methylobacterium tardum genome carries:
- the purQ gene encoding phosphoribosylformylglycinamidine synthase subunit PurQ; the protein is MHAAVVVFPGSNRETDVVRALRRSGAQVSLVWHADHELPAGTDLAVLPGGFSYGDYLRCGAIAGRAAAMDAVRAHAARGGLVLGICNGFQILCESGLLPGVLMRNVNRRFICHRQTLRVERADTRFTSAYRQGQVIDVCVAHGEGNYFADPETLARIEAEGRVAFRYCDADGTITVEANRNGSLNAIAGVFSENRNVLGMMPHPENFVEGLIGGTDGRGLFDSLAA
- a CDS encoding YihY/virulence factor BrkB family protein, with the translated sequence MNPLRSGSQVAGLAAQRFVAHDGWAIASHIALSTLTSLFPFLILLAALAGLFGTQSLADEAGVLIFDAWPREIAKPIVGEVHRVLTEQRSGVLTLGALFALYFSSSGVESLRVGLNRAYGLRESRPWWLTRLESIGYVICGAFAMLAFALLVVLGPLIWRSIVLVAPGLEPLGLAVAIGRIGVTALLLAVILVIAHKFVAAGRRSILSVLPGIGVTLVLWFFAGLGFGYYLDRFSNAYASTYGGLATAMVFLVFLYWLAAMFLFGGEINGTVIAARRSRLQAKMLARRAEMEGRWTASNT
- a CDS encoding ActR/PrrA/RegA family redox response regulator transcription factor, whose translation is MLTQPGTSAATDAAVINDADPLAAFSDRSLLIVDDDKPFSTRLARAMESRGYHVQVADSVADGVSAVEARAPAFAVIDMRLGDGNGLDVIARLKERRPEARGVILTGYGNIATAVTAVKLGAFDYLAKPADADEIHGTLMAQPGERADPPENPMSADRVRWEHIQRVYELCSRNVSETARRLNMHRRTLQRILAKRAPR
- a CDS encoding ActS/PrrB/RegB family redox-sensitive histidine kinase: MPDTDLSGLGRDARHLRLDTFVRLRWLAITGQSAAVVGAQFGLGLPLPFGWCFLVIATSSWLNLALRIRFPASYRLSDDSAALLLAFDIVQLAALLFLTGGLQNPFSLLFLAPVLISATALPPERTLALGLLAVGLATLLALVHRPLPWFADGRIELPFLYVSGVWTAILLGTAFTGVYAWRVAEETRLLAQALAATELVLAREQHLSQLDGLAAAAAHELGTPLGTIMVVTKELIRQLGPTASPAVAEDLNLLREQVDRCRGILGKLTSLDGDGAGAGFLETVTFSHLVEELVAPQRALGAGLDVSSAGDGPEPACRRNPGVMFGLANILDNAVDFAEARVSVEGRWSAERVWIEIRDDGPGFSSEVLLRAGEPYVTTRSHDRPQSGETVGAGLGLGLFIAKTLIERSGAQLALMNVAAPDAHGAVVRVSWARHIFERGAVPRHSPELNIRPPLPPRDVVPI
- the purS gene encoding phosphoribosylformylglycinamidine synthase subunit PurS, coding for MKARIIVTLKTGVLDPQGKAIEAALKSLAIEGVDGVRQGKVFDIEVSAADSAAAEATLRTACEKLLANTVAENYAIEIL
- a CDS encoding DMT family transporter yields the protein MLTPARPSRLAAGALPALFVPIWATGFISARAVVPHADPFAFTAVRFTAVALILAGIAAASRVRWPADRAGWRDPVIAGFLMQGVYLSSTFWAVSHGLPAGIAALVGSLQPLLTALLAQPLLGERVSGRRALGILMGFAGAGLVLAPKLGATDPSGIPPRALAVSFLAVLALTFGTLWQKRTGGRGDLLAGATLQFVGGMACAIPLALAFGSPAIDPVPTLWLGLAWAVLINSVAGILLLLALIRRGAVAGVAALFFLVPPVAAILGYLLFGEVLTPVQGAGMALAALGVAVASRG